The Candidatus Zixiibacteriota bacterium DNA window CCGGCGTTGGTTCTCATTTTTCGAACCTTTCTACCATTTTTCTTGCAGCCTGACGACACTCCCACATTTTACGTTTAACCGTCCCCTCCGTAAGTCTCAGTAACTCAGCAGCTTCCCGATATGTTCGTTTACCGAAAAAGATTGCCTGCCATAGTTTACGACACTCTCTGGGAAGAGCCAACAGCACCCTGGCTGCGGTTTGACGCTCCTCTTTGGAGATCAGGTCTTCCTCGCCGGTTGACCCCTGATCCACAAGCGTAACCTTCTCTACATCAACAACGTCAGCCATTCGCGAGGCCTTGTAGTTGTCGATACAAGTGTTACGCACGATGGCGTAGACATAGGTCTTGAACGATGCCTGTTGCCGATATTTTCCCTGTCTGAGGTTTTCTGTCACCTTTATAAAGCAATCCTGACAGACATCATCCAAACCGACCTGGTCGGTCCAACTCCATTTGATGGCAATGCGCCTGATTATCAACATCAGTTCGTCAAGGAACTGCTTATCATTCTTGCGAATGCGTCCTAGAAGTTCTTCTGCTGTGATGGTCATAACTGACTAAACATATCATTTTCAGCTCCAAAATCAAAAAAAAACGGCACTAACTCCGAACCATCTCCACCAAGTGCAGACTAAGAGACCAAACAAGGAGAAAGAAAATGAACAACGTTACACGAAACAATCAAACTCAAGTCACGACAGGAGAAAGAGTTATGAACACCAACCACACTCAGAAAAGGGATCGGGGGAGCCGTCCACGCAATCAGGCGACCCAAAAGGGGAGATTTGGAAATTCAACTACAACTACTAACACCCAAAGAAGGTACGCAATGAAAACTCAAAGAAACACAA harbors:
- a CDS encoding sigma-70 family RNA polymerase sigma factor, yielding MTITAEELLGRIRKNDKQFLDELMLIIRRIAIKWSWTDQVGLDDVCQDCFIKVTENLRQGKYRQQASFKTYVYAIVRNTCIDNYKASRMADVVDVEKVTLVDQGSTGEEDLISKEERQTAARVLLALPRECRKLWQAIFFGKRTYREAAELLRLTEGTVKRKMWECRQAARKMVERFEK